A DNA window from Candidatus Glassbacteria bacterium contains the following coding sequences:
- a CDS encoding aminodeoxychorismate synthase component I (catalyzes the formation of 4-amino-4-deoxychorismate from chorismate and glutamine), giving the protein MRGFFPLPFDSLYSSLCGTDRWVLLDCSLQDRTNRFSYLFTEPEQVIATRDYKEVIAALDELDRAVSGGMWAAGAVSYEAGYGVEGKLLHLAPPQPQSPLVWFGLYRRPMVFDHRAGEWLGEKPAAADKARKPGWWAVSGLELDADESRFSADVERVWELIAAGRTYQVNYTRRWNFSFDGDPLEFYRALRTAQPVPYGAMISDGDWRVLSLSPELFFRTDRSGLITTRPMKGTIGRGLDLRGDYRQAARLRCDRKNRAENLMIVDLLRNDLGRICRTGSVRVPDLFRVERYRSLLQMTSTVEGQLREGAGVAEVMGKIFPSGSVTGAPKISTMEIIAGLEDTPRGVYTRGNRLRRAGRGELFQRGDPHGGTERRAGRAGFGLRDRGRQQGR; this is encoded by the coding sequence TTGCGCGGATTTTTCCCACTCCCGTTCGATTCGCTGTATTCCTCCCTGTGCGGCACTGACCGCTGGGTGCTGCTGGATTGCTCTCTCCAGGACCGGACCAACCGCTTCAGCTACCTCTTTACAGAACCTGAACAGGTGATTGCCACGCGGGATTACAAAGAGGTGATCGCCGCGCTCGATGAGCTTGACAGGGCGGTATCGGGCGGAATGTGGGCGGCCGGCGCGGTGAGCTACGAGGCCGGCTACGGGGTCGAGGGTAAACTGTTGCACCTGGCGCCTCCTCAGCCGCAATCTCCGCTGGTGTGGTTCGGGCTGTACCGCAGGCCGATGGTGTTCGATCACCGCGCAGGTGAGTGGCTGGGAGAAAAACCGGCTGCCGCAGATAAAGCGCGCAAGCCGGGCTGGTGGGCTGTCAGCGGACTGGAACTGGACGCCGATGAGAGCCGGTTCAGCGCCGATGTCGAGCGGGTCTGGGAATTGATCGCCGCCGGGAGGACCTACCAGGTAAACTACACCCGGCGCTGGAATTTCTCGTTCGACGGCGATCCGCTGGAATTTTATCGGGCTCTGCGGACAGCCCAGCCCGTGCCCTATGGGGCGATGATCAGTGATGGAGACTGGCGGGTGCTTTCGCTGTCGCCGGAGCTGTTTTTCCGCACGGACCGCAGCGGGCTGATCACGACCAGACCGATGAAGGGAACGATCGGGCGCGGACTGGACCTCCGCGGCGATTATCGCCAGGCAGCCCGGCTGCGCTGCGACCGTAAAAACCGCGCGGAGAACCTGATGATTGTCGACCTGCTCCGTAACGACCTCGGCCGGATCTGCCGCACCGGCAGTGTGCGGGTTCCGGATCTGTTCCGGGTCGAGCGGTACCGCAGCCTGCTGCAGATGACCAGCACGGTGGAGGGACAACTGCGAGAGGGAGCAGGGGTGGCAGAGGTAATGGGCAAAATATTTCCCAGCGGATCGGTGACCGGAGCGCCGAAAATCAGCACGATGGAGATTATTGCGGGGCTGGAGGACACCCCGCGCGGAGTTTATACCCGGGGCAATCGGCTACGCCGCGCCGGGCGGGGAGAGCTGTTTCAACGTGGCGATCCGCACGGTGGAACTGAACGGCGGGCGGGGCGTGCTGGGTTCGGGCTGCGGGATCGTGGCCGACAGCAAGGGCGGTGA